A genome region from Brassica oleracea var. oleracea cultivar TO1000 chromosome C2, BOL, whole genome shotgun sequence includes the following:
- the LOC106326870 gene encoding transcription factor HEC3 — protein MNNNMNPSLFQNYTWNNIINNNKSDDHHHNDPIGMAMDQHTHLHFFNPFTSSSSHSHFPPLSSSLATTTTLFSGDQEEDEDEEEPVEELSAMKEMMYKIAAMQPVDIDPATVKKPKRRNVRISDDPQSVAARHRRERISERIRILQRLVPGGTKMDTASMLDEAIRYVKFLKRQIRLLNNPPPPQDQASQALKTSWISPPPPSDFGSEGGGGELI, from the coding sequence ATGAATAATAATATGAACCCATCTCTCTTCCAAAATTACACTTGGAACAACATCATCAACAACAACAAGAGTGATGATCATCATCATAACGATCCAATCGGTATGGCCATGGACCAACACACCCACCTCCACTTCTTCAACCCTTTCACTTCATCATCTTCTCATTCTCATTTCCCTCCTCTCTCTTCTTCCCTCGCAACCACCACCACTCTTTTCTCAGGAGATCAAGAAGAGGATGAAGACGAAGAAGAGCCTGTGGAGGAACTAAGTGCTATGAAAGAGATGATGTACAAGATCGCAGCCATGCAGCCCGTCGACATCGATCCAGCAACCGTCAAGAAACCCAAACGCCGTAACGTTAGAATCTCTGACGACCCTCAGAGCGTGGCGGCGAGACACCGCCGGGAGAGAATCAGTGAGAGGATTAGAATCCTCCAGAGACTTGTGCCAGGTGGCACCAAGATGGATACAGCTTCAATGCTCGACGAAGCAATACGCTACGTTAAGTTCTTGAAACGGCAGATCCGGCTTCTCAATAATCCTCCGCCGCCGCAAGATCAAGCTTCTCAGGCGTTGAAGACGTCATGGATTTCGCCGCCGCCACCGTCAGATTTCGGCAGTGAAGGAGGAGGAGGTGAACTGATTTAA
- the LOC106323155 gene encoding beta-D-xylosidase 4-like: MANNRVKTPFERKSSESQSLDAVGPHCENSAVEVHVKVRNAGDREGSHTVLLFTKPPFVHRSPDKQLLRFEKVRLGKSEEAVVRFKVDVCKDLSVVDEMGKMKIALGEHLLHVGSLKHSLHVSI, encoded by the exons ATGGCGAACAATCGAGTCAAAACGCCGTTTGAACG CAAATCTTCTGAATCTCAGTCACTGGACGCGGTGGGACCCCACTGCGAGAACTCCGCCGTCGAAGTCCACGTGAAAGTAAGGAACGCCGGAGACAGAGAGGGGAGCCACACGGTGCTTCTGTTCACGAAGCCGCCGTTTGTACACAGATCGCCGGATAAGCAGCTGTTGAGGTTCGAGAAGGTTCGGCTGGGGAAGAGTGAAGAGGCCGTGGTGAGGTTTAAGGTGGATGTGTGTAAAGATCTGAGCGTGGTTGATGAAATGGGGAAGATGAAGATCGCTTTGGGGGAGCATCTTCTCCATGTGGGAAGCTTGAAACACTCCTTGCACGTTAGCATCTGA